The following are encoded together in the Roseivirga misakiensis genome:
- a CDS encoding SDR family NAD(P)-dependent oxidoreductase — protein sequence MSNPSKVYTLVTGASNGIGKALAENCAARGFNVLLVALPEPKLDEVTAALKQQYPNQSFDALGTNMMDKDSPQQIYDWCKSNNYDVDILVNNAGLGNSGPFLSRDSSFYFGQMQLNMVALVMLTHLFLPEMKSHSKAYVLNVGSMASFFDIPYKGIYSASKRFVYSFSRSLRKELEDTSISVTVLCPAAVLTNPDVIQRDKEMGRASKMTQQTPEEVAEYALNRTFRGRPVAIPGFMPKAYKALGRIIPYKTQMRMLANAFIKQSR from the coding sequence ATGAGTAATCCTTCAAAAGTATATACACTAGTAACTGGAGCCAGTAATGGCATAGGTAAGGCACTGGCAGAGAATTGCGCTGCTAGAGGTTTTAATGTGTTACTGGTCGCACTACCTGAGCCAAAACTAGACGAAGTAACTGCTGCGCTAAAGCAGCAATACCCTAATCAGTCTTTCGATGCCTTAGGGACCAATATGATGGACAAAGACAGTCCTCAACAAATCTATGATTGGTGTAAATCCAACAATTACGATGTAGACATTCTGGTCAATAACGCTGGGCTCGGAAACTCAGGACCATTTTTAAGTAGGGATAGTAGTTTCTACTTTGGCCAAATGCAGTTGAATATGGTGGCTTTGGTAATGCTGACTCATTTGTTTCTGCCAGAAATGAAAAGCCACTCGAAGGCCTACGTTTTAAATGTCGGTAGTATGGCTAGCTTTTTCGACATACCCTACAAAGGGATTTACTCAGCTTCTAAACGCTTTGTGTATTCTTTCTCTAGGTCTTTAAGAAAGGAATTGGAAGACACTAGCATTAGTGTAACCGTGCTATGCCCTGCCGCTGTGTTGACAAATCCTGATGTGATTCAACGAGACAAAGAGATGGGCAGAGCTTCTAAAATGACCCAACAAACTCCTGAAGAGGTTGCGGAATACGCGCTCAACAGAACTTTCAGGGGTAGGCCAGTCGCTATTCCGGGCTTTATGCCTAAGGCTTATAAGGCACTAGGAAGAATTATTCCTTACAAGACGCAAATGCGCATGTTGGCCAATGCTTTCATTAAACAGTCGAGATAA
- a CDS encoding CPBP family intramembrane glutamic endopeptidase produces MDIPAWKAEYLEPVLAIALVTLGFSIYHFASISDKLMQRYQEKYGEVRGRTKATWFYRYLGAMTIGIIPAIIMILVLDKDLSAYGVAFKNHALSLYWILGLGAIIIPMNFFNSKKEKNLAFYPNVREKEWTKPMVVKNAFTWCAYLFGYELMFRGLLLFATVPLLGEWPAIILNAALYALVHVPKNLEETIGAVPLGVILCLITLTTGTIWVAFFVHITLALSNFFFSLKHHPEMKVI; encoded by the coding sequence ATGGACATCCCCGCTTGGAAAGCAGAATACTTAGAACCCGTCTTAGCGATCGCTTTGGTGACTCTAGGTTTTAGCATTTATCATTTCGCTTCAATTTCAGATAAATTGATGCAACGTTATCAAGAAAAATACGGTGAAGTTCGTGGACGAACTAAGGCCACTTGGTTTTACCGTTACCTAGGTGCCATGACGATCGGCATAATTCCAGCTATTATTATGATTCTGGTTTTAGATAAAGATCTATCTGCCTATGGCGTAGCTTTCAAAAATCATGCTTTGTCGCTTTATTGGATTCTTGGTCTTGGAGCGATCATCATCCCGATGAACTTCTTTAACTCAAAAAAGGAAAAGAACTTGGCTTTCTATCCTAATGTAAGAGAGAAGGAATGGACCAAACCGATGGTGGTTAAAAATGCATTTACATGGTGCGCTTACCTTTTTGGATACGAACTGATGTTCCGCGGCTTACTACTTTTTGCCACGGTTCCTCTTTTGGGAGAATGGCCCGCGATTATTTTAAATGCCGCCTTGTACGCCTTAGTGCATGTCCCTAAAAATTTAGAAGAAACAATTGGTGCTGTACCGCTCGGCGTTATTCTATGTCTTATCACATTAACCACGGGTACCATCTGGGTAGCATTTTTTGTACATATCACTTTAGCGCTATCAAATTTTTTCTTCTCGCTAAAGCATCATCCTGAAATGAAAGTAATCTAA
- a CDS encoding DUF4920 domain-containing protein, with the protein MRNLLLLALAICMFSCAGQKEEQQAEVVGTYGEEINNKGVITVAEMEQQLAKADTVFVKVKGEITATCAMKGCWMNLVLADGEEMRVTFKDYGFFVPKEGMEGNEALIDGMVTRTVTDVETLKHYAKDAGKSEEVIAAITEDKEELAFVANGVIIYKTEVAPQ; encoded by the coding sequence ATGAGAAACTTATTATTACTAGCGCTCGCTATTTGCATGTTTTCATGTGCAGGCCAGAAAGAAGAGCAGCAAGCAGAAGTGGTAGGAACTTACGGAGAAGAAATTAACAATAAAGGAGTTATTACAGTGGCTGAAATGGAACAGCAGCTGGCGAAAGCTGATACTGTCTTTGTGAAAGTAAAAGGAGAAATAACAGCCACCTGTGCTATGAAAGGATGCTGGATGAACCTTGTGCTCGCCGATGGTGAAGAAATGAGAGTGACTTTTAAAGATTATGGGTTTTTTGTGCCTAAAGAGGGTATGGAGGGCAATGAAGCACTCATAGACGGAATGGTGACTAGAACGGTAACAGACGTGGAAACTTTAAAGCACTATGCAAAAGATGCTGGTAAATCAGAGGAAGTTATCGCGGCAATTACTGAAGATAAGGAAGAGCTTGCCTTTGTGGCCAACGGTGTCATTATTTACAAGACTGAAGTGGCGCCTCAATAG
- a CDS encoding SDR family oxidoreductase, with translation MAKRIFITGSTGFIGRKLAIKLADEGNQVIALIRSEGKAKDLKHANITFVTGDLFAIDALNKGMEGCQEVYHLAAFASVWAKGDTFKTVNIDGTLNVLAAAKAQGVEKVVVTSTAGVIGPAIDGPVNEETPRQVDFFTDYESTKYESELKIKELVAEGQHVVIVNPTRVYGPGPLNVSNSVTKLIKQYIAGKWKFIPGDGKSTGNYVYVDDVINGHILAMANGRAGERYLLSGDDATYHELFDTIAEIGGRKYKLYHMPLGILLAFGKLQLFLAENFGRQPLITPGWVRKYLYKWSVSSAKAEKELGYKITPLKQGIEQTVAWLKESNE, from the coding sequence ATGGCAAAGCGTATATTCATTACTGGTAGCACAGGTTTTATTGGTAGAAAATTGGCTATAAAACTGGCCGACGAAGGGAACCAGGTTATCGCTCTGATTCGATCAGAAGGAAAAGCGAAAGACTTAAAACATGCTAACATCACTTTTGTCACGGGAGACCTTTTTGCCATCGATGCGCTTAATAAAGGCATGGAAGGCTGTCAAGAGGTGTACCATCTGGCAGCGTTTGCTAGCGTATGGGCGAAAGGAGACACCTTCAAAACTGTCAATATTGACGGGACTTTAAATGTTTTAGCAGCGGCAAAAGCTCAAGGTGTAGAAAAAGTAGTCGTTACGTCAACTGCGGGTGTTATTGGCCCTGCCATTGATGGCCCAGTGAATGAAGAAACCCCAAGACAGGTAGATTTCTTTACTGATTATGAAAGCACTAAGTACGAATCTGAGTTAAAGATTAAAGAACTCGTAGCCGAAGGCCAACATGTGGTTATCGTAAATCCAACACGAGTGTATGGACCTGGTCCTTTGAATGTGAGTAACTCTGTCACTAAACTTATTAAGCAATATATCGCTGGCAAATGGAAATTTATTCCGGGTGATGGCAAAAGCACGGGTAACTATGTCTACGTTGACGACGTCATCAATGGACATATCCTAGCCATGGCCAATGGGCGTGCAGGCGAACGTTATTTGTTGAGCGGTGACGATGCTACATATCATGAATTGTTTGACACCATTGCCGAAATAGGTGGAAGAAAGTACAAGCTATATCATATGCCACTAGGTATCCTTTTGGCCTTTGGGAAGCTACAGCTATTCTTAGCCGAGAATTTTGGCCGACAACCACTAATTACACCAGGCTGGGTAAGAAAGTATCTTTACAAATGGAGTGTTTCTAGTGCCAAAGCTGAAAAAGAGCTCGGCTATAAAATCACTCCGCTTAAACAAGGAATTGAGCAGACAGTGGCTTGGTTAAAAGAAAGTAATGAGTAA
- a CDS encoding 7TM domain-containing protein, with protein sequence MQPNKSYKAISALLLILPLVWIGLRIVTNTSRVALDEFDHRYNLNYEFTIRGDKAYWVETFLPQSDDRQVIEIANQEIPPVVSQVASNTVARWEGQSEGLSQINLSFLFQGKSVEYQISDEINYAPYMVIDDLETLSATDYIQSDTEAIKTLSDSLKGELKGVKDILRGFYNYVHRLPSNGTNELTDALTALEDQEASCNGKSRLLVALCRAQRIPARMVGGIIMEDIEKKTSHAWVEIKVNDAWVPFDPLNGYFAALPAHYLKLYAGDNFLITRSPGITFDYQYQIQEQRNNTFPKWALLDLWALSEAQNIPLNMLKVLLLLPLGALLIGILKNVIGFKTIGVFLPVLISVALIQTGLVTGLVLFTGIVFLVAGLNYPLTKWGVQHTAKLTLMMSAVVIVVLGLVQAFSLSTSFSAATPLFFPFIILTLVSEKVARTIDEDGLRTTMEMFGQTLVVTVIIYFVLNSTTIQNFLITFPEIILSFAGINLLLGKWIGFRILEYGRFINTVKA encoded by the coding sequence ATGCAACCAAATAAATCATACAAAGCCATAAGTGCCCTTCTTTTGATCCTTCCGTTGGTTTGGATTGGTTTAAGAATAGTCACCAATACCAGCCGCGTAGCGCTAGATGAGTTCGATCATCGATATAATCTGAATTATGAGTTTACCATTCGAGGAGACAAAGCCTATTGGGTAGAAACCTTCCTTCCACAGAGTGATGACCGTCAAGTCATCGAAATCGCGAATCAGGAAATTCCACCAGTTGTATCTCAGGTAGCTTCGAATACCGTGGCAAGGTGGGAAGGCCAATCTGAAGGACTTAGTCAAATAAATCTCTCGTTTTTATTTCAGGGTAAATCTGTGGAGTATCAGATTTCAGATGAGATCAATTATGCGCCTTATATGGTCATAGATGATTTGGAAACGCTTTCGGCGACTGATTATATCCAATCAGATACTGAGGCCATTAAAACATTGTCGGATAGCCTGAAAGGTGAGCTCAAGGGCGTGAAAGATATCTTAAGAGGCTTCTATAATTATGTGCATCGCCTGCCATCCAATGGTACCAACGAACTTACGGATGCACTTACCGCGCTAGAAGATCAAGAAGCCTCCTGTAATGGCAAAAGTAGACTTTTGGTCGCCCTATGCCGTGCGCAAAGAATTCCGGCTAGAATGGTTGGTGGTATAATCATGGAAGATATTGAGAAAAAGACCTCTCATGCCTGGGTGGAAATCAAAGTGAATGACGCATGGGTGCCGTTCGATCCATTAAATGGATATTTTGCCGCACTTCCTGCCCATTATTTGAAGTTATATGCGGGCGATAACTTCCTAATCACACGGAGTCCCGGCATAACATTCGACTATCAATACCAAATTCAAGAACAAAGGAATAATACATTTCCCAAGTGGGCTTTATTAGACCTGTGGGCGCTAAGTGAAGCACAGAATATACCCCTAAACATGTTGAAAGTATTGTTGCTGCTGCCACTAGGAGCACTCCTGATTGGGATACTCAAGAATGTGATTGGTTTCAAGACCATTGGAGTTTTTCTACCCGTATTAATTAGCGTAGCCCTGATACAAACAGGTTTAGTTACCGGCTTAGTGCTTTTTACGGGGATTGTGTTTTTAGTAGCTGGGTTGAACTATCCGCTTACCAAATGGGGTGTACAACACACAGCCAAACTTACGCTAATGATGTCGGCCGTGGTAATAGTAGTACTTGGACTGGTACAAGCATTTTCGTTAAGCACGAGCTTCTCTGCGGCTACACCACTTTTCTTTCCATTCATAATCCTGACACTGGTATCCGAAAAAGTAGCTAGAACAATAGATGAAGATGGATTGAGAACCACTATGGAAATGTTCGGACAAACATTGGTTGTCACCGTGATCATCTACTTTGTCCTTAACTCTACAACCATTCAAAACTTCCTAATCACTTTCCCAGAAATCATCTTGTCTTTTGCAGGTATCAATTTGCTCCTCGGTAAATGGATCGGCTTTAGAATCTTGGAGTATGGAAGGTTTATAAACACGGTAAAAGCTTAA
- a CDS encoding DUF4249 family protein produces MANTPNIPKQFYKAAGLVFFVFLIIASCSEVIELDIEASANEVVIYGRISNSYDANEIFISRTQGAESAALPISGASVQVIDNNGLVREFLENEPGVYVMRPSDAPGEFGSSYRLEAVIDGKVYSTEFQELMPVISQDELRYEIGVERDITSTGANIENDVVKIFADSKLPDDLPEDFFIRWEIEEAYSTFTAFLPVFWFPRAPPRTQCYVVNKLGADQIFLLDGRVIRRNDLNNRPIITRVIDNSFQNKHYFNLIQSSISQENHDYWDDVRSLTISNGTIFDPVLGKLQGNISSNDPGEEVFGFFEVIGIDTTRLLMTNNDIPVFFVDPCLFLGDRVPPLLTVPPNCVQCLIDEKIVEESCIFCSAVPNSTSRPNYY; encoded by the coding sequence ATGGCAAACACACCAAATATTCCAAAGCAGTTTTACAAGGCAGCGGGGTTGGTGTTTTTTGTCTTTTTGATCATCGCGAGTTGTTCTGAAGTCATAGAACTAGACATAGAAGCTTCTGCCAACGAAGTAGTTATTTATGGCCGTATCAGCAATAGTTACGATGCCAACGAGATATTCATCAGTCGTACACAAGGCGCTGAATCAGCGGCCCTTCCTATATCCGGGGCAAGTGTACAAGTAATTGATAATAATGGTTTGGTACGCGAATTTCTCGAGAACGAACCAGGCGTTTATGTGATGAGACCGTCAGATGCTCCGGGAGAATTTGGAAGCTCTTATCGGTTAGAAGCAGTCATTGATGGTAAGGTATATAGCACGGAGTTTCAAGAACTCATGCCGGTGATCTCTCAAGATGAATTGAGATATGAGATTGGAGTTGAACGCGATATTACTTCCACAGGAGCAAATATTGAAAACGACGTGGTTAAGATATTTGCTGACTCAAAGTTGCCAGACGATCTGCCAGAGGATTTCTTTATTCGTTGGGAAATCGAGGAGGCATATTCCACTTTTACGGCTTTCTTACCTGTTTTTTGGTTTCCTCGCGCCCCACCGAGAACACAATGCTATGTGGTGAATAAACTGGGAGCGGATCAAATTTTCTTACTAGATGGACGAGTCATCAGAAGAAATGATCTCAATAATCGCCCGATCATCACAAGAGTTATTGATAATAGCTTTCAGAACAAGCACTATTTCAACCTAATTCAATCATCAATAAGCCAAGAGAATCATGATTATTGGGATGATGTGAGAAGCCTGACGATAAGTAACGGTACTATTTTCGACCCGGTCCTTGGAAAGCTACAGGGGAATATTTCAAGTAACGATCCAGGTGAAGAAGTCTTTGGATTCTTTGAAGTAATAGGTATCGATACTACACGACTTTTGATGACAAACAATGATATTCCAGTCTTTTTTGTTGATCCATGTTTGTTCCTAGGCGATCGAGTACCACCATTATTAACGGTGCCACCCAATTGTGTACAATGCTTAATTGACGAAAAAATAGTAGAGGAAAGCTGCATATTCTGTTCAGCCGTACCTAATTCTACTAGCCGGCCAAACTATTATTAG
- a CDS encoding DUF6503 family protein: protein MKKLALTLCLSFFLFQSYAQSITPQQLVNRAIAFHDPDGWWSKVKMEYVIEMESPKITPRTSHVVIDNIKGGFHLSVLRGGRLLEWMVDGEGNGDFKLNFTKPTTPEQADSLSLTEDRARWWRDYYTFLYGMPMKLTEEGTVIGNEVIETTFMDQEVLAVRVTFDESIGKDIWYYYFNPNTYAMVGYRFYHDEAKNDGEYIVLSDMIIEQGLRIPKDRAWYTNAEDELLGTDRLISFKVDRGW from the coding sequence ATGAAGAAGTTAGCCCTAACCCTTTGCCTTTCTTTTTTTCTCTTTCAAAGTTATGCGCAGTCTATCACGCCACAGCAGTTGGTTAATAGAGCTATCGCATTTCACGATCCGGACGGGTGGTGGAGCAAGGTAAAAATGGAATATGTGATAGAAATGGAGAGCCCGAAGATTACGCCTAGAACTAGCCATGTTGTGATCGATAATATTAAAGGAGGCTTCCATTTGTCTGTTTTAAGAGGAGGGCGATTGCTTGAATGGATGGTAGATGGAGAAGGAAATGGTGACTTTAAGCTGAATTTTACTAAACCTACTACCCCTGAACAGGCAGATTCATTGAGCTTAACCGAGGATAGGGCCCGATGGTGGAGAGACTATTATACTTTTTTGTATGGTATGCCTATGAAGCTGACAGAAGAAGGAACTGTTATAGGAAATGAAGTGATAGAAACGACTTTTATGGATCAAGAAGTATTAGCAGTTCGTGTGACGTTTGATGAGTCAATAGGCAAGGATATCTGGTATTACTATTTTAACCCGAATACCTATGCAATGGTAGGCTATCGCTTTTACCATGATGAAGCGAAAAACGATGGCGAGTATATTGTACTGAGCGATATGATCATTGAACAAGGTCTACGAATCCCTAAAGACAGAGCTTGGTATACCAACGCCGAAGATGAATTACTCGGAACTGATAGACTAATAAGTTTTAAGGTAGACAGAGGTTGGTAA
- a CDS encoding pentapeptide repeat-containing protein — protein MKTNNIFRTVFSALFMLAIISSSVFAQKTVDASEIMKALKDGKDVSYSDVTITGILDFTFMDEKLEDLPTRRRWWRNGGSNKVEELIESKVSFVNCTFEDDVLAYFHDKRSEYTFTADFADDVKFENCKFQRNAMFKYSVFEKSAIFTGSSFEEESTFKYAEFDREAQFANTFFDEDAIFKYTKFRDGANFNRAKFDRSLDMKYTKVQGDFNIDGLDVRWDIDSKYAKINGRSMTRYLIDN, from the coding sequence ATGAAAACAAATAATATTTTTAGAACAGTGTTCTCTGCATTGTTCATGCTCGCTATTATATCCTCATCAGTATTTGCACAAAAAACAGTTGATGCATCAGAGATAATGAAAGCACTAAAGGACGGGAAAGATGTTTCCTATAGTGATGTCACTATTACAGGTATCTTGGATTTCACTTTTATGGATGAAAAACTTGAGGATTTGCCAACGAGAAGAAGATGGTGGAGAAACGGAGGTAGTAACAAGGTGGAAGAGTTAATTGAATCTAAAGTGTCATTTGTGAACTGCACATTCGAAGATGATGTGTTAGCTTATTTTCACGACAAAAGATCGGAATACACCTTTACCGCAGACTTCGCTGATGATGTGAAATTTGAAAACTGCAAGTTCCAGAGAAACGCGATGTTTAAATATTCTGTATTTGAAAAATCAGCGATTTTTACTGGCTCATCATTTGAAGAAGAATCTACCTTCAAGTATGCAGAATTCGATCGCGAAGCTCAATTTGCCAATACTTTCTTCGACGAAGATGCCATATTCAAATACACAAAATTTAGAGACGGGGCTAATTTCAACCGTGCTAAATTTGATAGATCCCTTGACATGAAATACACTAAGGTTCAGGGAGATTTTAACATTGATGGCTTAGATGTTAGATGGGATATTGACTCAAAATATGCCAAAATCAATGGTCGAAGCATGACACGTTATCTGATCGATAATTGA
- a CDS encoding DUF4249 family protein, with protein MKRILLLLGFVFFSLGCAEVIELENDRIGGQLVIFGRITNGGDGNIVNITRTQEDGQAPLDISGATVVVVDENGNREQYVEIGPGTYELNRSLVVGQVGGTYHLEVMVDGKLYTSSLQEMMPAIADDELRFEVDINEDISPTGASTRENVIRVFATSTFQTLPEEFYLRWKMEEVYTTFGISLPRGNFPRYTPQQCYVTNELSAQDIFLVDGTAVRNVELANREVAVRKMDFSFERKHYFNIIQFGLNEESHEYWKKLQSITTRQGSIFDVAPAAVPGNFTSSDPEEDVFGFFEASSADTTRVFTTRNDIPFAFVDPCQVTREEFFLMTRVPFECLSCLVEEEIVEAECLFCSLLPNSSLRRPSYF; from the coding sequence ATGAAGCGGATTTTATTGCTGTTAGGATTTGTCTTTTTTAGTCTCGGCTGTGCTGAGGTCATAGAATTAGAGAATGACAGAATAGGCGGGCAGTTGGTGATTTTTGGGAGAATTACCAATGGTGGCGACGGAAATATTGTAAATATTACGCGCACCCAAGAAGACGGTCAGGCACCACTAGATATCAGTGGAGCTACGGTAGTGGTAGTAGACGAGAATGGCAACCGTGAACAGTATGTAGAAATTGGGCCAGGTACTTATGAGTTGAATAGAAGTCTGGTTGTTGGCCAAGTAGGTGGGACTTACCATTTGGAGGTCATGGTTGATGGCAAACTTTACACTTCCTCGCTTCAAGAAATGATGCCTGCCATTGCCGATGATGAGTTGAGGTTTGAGGTAGATATTAATGAGGATATTTCGCCAACGGGTGCCTCAACCAGAGAAAACGTAATTAGGGTTTTCGCTACCAGTACATTTCAAACCTTACCTGAGGAGTTTTACTTACGCTGGAAAATGGAAGAGGTCTACACCACCTTTGGAATATCATTGCCACGAGGCAATTTCCCAAGGTACACTCCACAGCAATGTTATGTAACCAATGAACTGAGTGCTCAGGACATATTTTTAGTCGATGGTACAGCGGTTAGAAATGTGGAGTTAGCCAACAGAGAGGTTGCCGTAAGGAAAATGGATTTTAGCTTCGAGAGAAAACACTATTTCAACATTATTCAATTTGGTTTGAACGAGGAGTCACATGAATATTGGAAGAAACTTCAATCAATTACTACCAGACAGGGTTCTATTTTTGACGTGGCTCCTGCTGCGGTACCAGGTAATTTTACCAGTTCAGACCCTGAGGAAGATGTATTTGGATTCTTTGAAGCATCTAGTGCCGATACCACAAGAGTCTTTACCACACGAAACGATATCCCATTTGCATTCGTTGATCCTTGTCAAGTGACAAGGGAAGAGTTCTTTCTGATGACAAGAGTACCATTCGAATGTTTGAGCTGCCTTGTCGAAGAGGAAATAGTTGAAGCGGAATGCCTATTCTGTTCTTTGTTACCGAATAGTAGCCTGCGTAGACCAAGTTACTTTTAG
- a CDS encoding sugar-transfer associated ATP-grasp domain-containing protein, which translates to MREFFKNIKRMEAEVMGINERNIDFIYQYNKRSDYKLADDKCLAKEIFSAHNIPCPTTYGVITHLSEIDLVWQSVQCHQKLVIKPAKGAGGKGIMILRKEKEQWFSGSAAVSVAQIYHHVANVLFGLYSFGDNDKAIIEEFISPHSFFGDIYADGVPDFRIILLEATPLMGMLRMPTSASDGKANLHQGGLGIGIDMENGLLKTAYNGKKYMSYHPDSLQQIEGRPIPYWDQLLRMSKDVAEVFPLRYLGVDLVIDQVKGPMIMEVNVRPGLGIQLANKSGLKSTLETIKTK; encoded by the coding sequence ATGAGAGAATTTTTTAAAAACATCAAAAGAATGGAAGCCGAAGTAATGGGTATTAATGAACGAAACATCGATTTCATTTACCAATACAATAAGCGATCGGATTATAAGCTGGCAGATGATAAATGTCTGGCGAAAGAGATCTTTTCGGCCCATAATATTCCTTGCCCTACTACCTATGGCGTCATCACGCATTTATCAGAGATAGATTTAGTCTGGCAGTCCGTACAGTGCCACCAGAAACTGGTCATAAAACCCGCTAAAGGTGCTGGAGGAAAAGGGATTATGATCCTTAGAAAAGAAAAAGAGCAATGGTTTAGTGGTTCGGCAGCCGTGAGTGTCGCACAAATTTATCACCACGTGGCCAATGTATTATTTGGACTTTACTCCTTCGGAGATAATGACAAAGCGATTATCGAAGAGTTTATAAGCCCACACTCATTCTTTGGAGATATCTATGCTGATGGTGTACCTGATTTCAGAATCATCCTGTTAGAAGCAACTCCGCTCATGGGGATGTTGCGCATGCCAACGAGTGCGTCTGATGGAAAAGCAAATCTACATCAGGGAGGTTTGGGCATCGGTATCGACATGGAAAATGGCCTGTTGAAAACCGCTTACAATGGCAAAAAATATATGAGTTACCACCCAGATAGTCTGCAGCAGATAGAAGGACGACCTATTCCTTATTGGGACCAGCTACTACGCATGTCAAAAGATGTTGCGGAGGTGTTTCCGCTAAGATATTTGGGGGTTGACTTGGTGATAGACCAAGTAAAAGGACCCATGATTATGGAGGTAAATGTGAGACCGGGCTTAGGTATTCAGCTAGCTAATAAAAGTGGTCTTAAAAGCACTTTAGAAACTATAAAGACGAAATAG